The proteins below come from a single Leptotrichia sp. oral taxon 223 genomic window:
- a CDS encoding autotransporter-associated N-terminal domain-containing protein: MTNNLRKVSQDLRAFAKRTKDFKYTDSALITFLMTGVVSITSNLFSAPTDKSIENQKQEISSSIKGMHQKVRETRRENNKLLKDTNLELIQLMEQGDHVVKSPWSSWQFGMNYMYNDWHGHYKGRGDKEEKYPYEGIFERSSNVYERTVSPDSDKYSLLSKTRGLKSATGSAGNYGIASTKVVKEPIVGFEVNAGITPRQVQKGAITIPAKQATTPQTPTPVNFSPVAPNVPTINTVPVNITAVALTPFWNSNRQTKLGKNFSINDNNTYTLNTGDLGLCSPSCPSGENAAHAILEITDTGEYSIGKNVTFVVNATGERALSFDPIENTKSLNYSKFTNNGKIILNATNTAGMELTTQENGINVTGINNGTINGELDRQSAFTFTQEQNPTGTYTAINETGGTISLTGNTSTGFGFYVKSPGWVVKAINKGNVTMAGNTSYGIGLSTKATLPGGGTANNNVAAGSVFQNASGGIMNISGDNSGGIAVQKQADPSRALTVENSGGGTINVSGENSFGMYSELHQNVTNAGDINITGSKNNSIGLRNNNIDNDANSSMTNTGNINISSTGNTNIGLYTSNGTVINTGKVNVTAGKNVGMVVYGTGKGKNESGAEINVTSSDVSQGVVTKGTGSFTNKGKITLNSAGNGSVGVIVGNATPMESGTLDSTNGEIDITVTGNKSIGTFSNGNLTLGKTNVVANDGAVNFFEGKNTSSTTTFATGKNSTAKTGQGSLLFYSDGGKFNIAGKLTADVAGGSDVNSRGTAFYYTAPSHYASFNSGDITTWANSIFNGSLKNLTLNMDKGSRLFVASDVGMNLSDTTGDSVSKATGANIQGTGYKTFMLYKSKLTINQNVNLDDDNDALNQLEIANSSIDNNNSQTITGTKTGLVALAQENKAHTNRADVTINNYGTVNLSGAKSTGMYAKYGILNNDTTGKITMGDSSTAIYGKDDSIVTNKGVVTIGSNSTGLYSEDTDQAITNDGTITSSGNNSIGVSYKPKAISAAGTDMLKNTGTITMTGDKNVGLYATEGAAATYNVLNAGTITMGDSASLSNPNVAIYTDNANHTLTNGGTVTVGKNSIGLYGYTSDNSGNVTVGNGGIGIYSQGGNVNLTGGTITTGSNEAVGVYTVGSGQNITNNGTTFNLGDNSFGFVNVGSGNTITSTISNIGLGNNSVYVYSNDTKGTVTNNTAISSTGNQNYGLYSAGTVNNNATINLSNGKGNVGIYSVGGGTATNNSSIIVGESDSKNNLFSMRQTILR, encoded by the coding sequence ATGACAAATAATCTTAGAAAAGTTTCACAAGATTTAAGAGCATTTGCAAAAAGAACAAAAGATTTTAAGTACACAGATTCTGCATTAATCACGTTTTTAATGACAGGAGTGGTGTCAATTACAAGTAATTTATTTTCTGCGCCTACGGATAAAAGCATAGAAAATCAGAAACAGGAGATTTCATCCTCAATAAAAGGGATGCACCAAAAAGTTAGGGAAACAAGACGTGAAAACAACAAATTACTAAAAGATACAAATCTTGAACTTATCCAATTAATGGAACAAGGGGATCACGTTGTAAAATCACCTTGGAGCAGCTGGCAGTTTGGAATGAACTATATGTATAACGACTGGCACGGACACTACAAAGGACGTGGAGATAAGGAAGAAAAATATCCATATGAAGGGATATTTGAAAGAAGTTCAAATGTTTATGAAAGAACTGTATCGCCAGATAGTGATAAGTATTCGTTGCTTTCAAAAACAAGAGGTCTAAAATCAGCTACAGGATCAGCTGGCAACTATGGGATAGCAAGTACAAAGGTGGTAAAGGAACCAATAGTAGGATTTGAAGTAAATGCGGGAATAACGCCAAGACAAGTACAAAAAGGTGCGATAACTATTCCAGCAAAACAAGCAACAACACCGCAAACACCAACACCAGTTAATTTTAGCCCAGTAGCACCAAATGTGCCAACGATAAATACTGTTCCTGTAAATATAACAGCAGTGGCATTAACTCCTTTTTGGAATAGTAATAGACAAACGAAATTAGGGAAAAATTTTAGCATTAATGATAATAACACATACACTTTAAATACAGGAGATCTTGGACTTTGTTCACCTTCTTGTCCTTCGGGAGAAAATGCAGCCCATGCAATATTAGAGATAACTGATACAGGAGAATATTCAATTGGGAAAAATGTTACTTTTGTTGTAAATGCTACAGGAGAAAGAGCATTATCTTTTGATCCTATAGAAAACACAAAAAGTCTTAATTATAGTAAATTTACAAATAATGGTAAAATTATCTTGAACGCTACAAATACAGCAGGAATGGAACTTACAACACAAGAAAATGGTATAAATGTAACAGGTATAAATAATGGTACAATAAATGGGGAGCTTGATAGACAATCAGCTTTTACATTTACTCAGGAACAAAATCCTACAGGAACATATACAGCAATAAATGAAACAGGTGGAACCATCAGTTTAACGGGAAACACTTCAACGGGATTCGGTTTTTATGTAAAAAGTCCAGGATGGGTTGTAAAAGCTATAAATAAAGGTAATGTTACTATGGCTGGTAATACTAGCTACGGTATAGGGTTAAGTACAAAAGCTACACTTCCTGGCGGAGGAACTGCAAATAATAATGTAGCAGCAGGTTCAGTATTTCAAAATGCATCAGGTGGAATAATGAACATCAGTGGAGATAATTCAGGAGGAATAGCGGTACAAAAACAAGCTGATCCTAGTCGTGCCTTGACAGTTGAAAATTCCGGTGGTGGAACCATAAATGTAAGTGGAGAAAATTCTTTTGGGATGTATTCGGAATTACATCAAAATGTTACAAATGCAGGAGATATAAATATAACAGGTTCAAAAAATAATTCGATTGGACTTAGAAATAATAATATTGATAATGATGCAAACAGTAGTATGACAAATACAGGTAATATAAACATTTCAAGTACAGGTAATACAAATATAGGACTTTATACAAGTAACGGAACGGTTATAAATACAGGTAAAGTAAATGTAACAGCTGGGAAAAATGTTGGTATGGTTGTTTATGGTACTGGAAAAGGAAAAAATGAAAGTGGTGCAGAAATTAATGTCACTTCTTCTGATGTTTCACAAGGAGTTGTAACTAAAGGAACGGGTTCATTTACAAATAAAGGTAAGATAACCCTTAACAGTGCTGGAAACGGTTCAGTTGGAGTTATAGTTGGAAATGCGACTCCAATGGAAAGTGGAACTTTAGATAGTACAAATGGAGAAATTGATATAACTGTAACGGGTAATAAATCTATAGGAACTTTTTCAAATGGTAATTTAACATTAGGAAAAACAAATGTTGTTGCTAATGATGGAGCTGTAAACTTTTTTGAAGGAAAAAATACTTCATCAACTACGACATTTGCGACAGGTAAAAATTCAACTGCTAAAACTGGACAAGGTTCATTGTTATTTTATTCAGATGGCGGAAAATTTAATATAGCTGGTAAATTGACTGCCGATGTAGCAGGAGGTAGTGATGTTAATAGTAGAGGTACTGCTTTTTACTATACTGCCCCTTCACATTATGCTTCATTTAATTCAGGAGATATAACTACTTGGGCAAATAGTATCTTTAATGGAAGTTTAAAGAATTTAACATTGAATATGGATAAAGGTTCAAGATTATTTGTGGCTTCAGATGTGGGAATGAATTTATCCGATACAACAGGGGATTCTGTTTCAAAAGCTACAGGAGCAAATATACAAGGTACAGGTTATAAAACGTTTATGTTGTACAAAAGTAAACTTACTATAAATCAAAATGTAAATCTTGATGATGATAATGATGCACTTAATCAGCTTGAAATTGCAAATTCTTCTATAGATAATAATAACAGTCAAACAATAACAGGAACTAAAACTGGATTGGTAGCACTTGCACAGGAAAACAAAGCACATACAAATAGAGCTGATGTTACAATAAATAACTATGGTACAGTTAATTTGTCAGGAGCAAAGTCAACCGGTATGTATGCTAAATATGGAATATTGAATAATGATACTACAGGAAAAATCACAATGGGAGATTCTTCAACTGCAATATATGGGAAAGACGATTCAATAGTTACTAATAAAGGTGTAGTTACAATAGGCTCAAACTCAACAGGACTATACTCGGAAGACACTGATCAGGCAATTACAAATGATGGAACAATTACAAGTTCAGGTAATAATTCTATTGGAGTATCGTATAAACCTAAAGCAATTTCAGCAGCTGGAACAGATATGTTAAAAAATACAGGTACGATTACAATGACAGGAGATAAAAATGTAGGGTTGTATGCTACAGAAGGTGCAGCTGCTACATATAATGTGTTAAATGCAGGAACAATTACAATGGGAGATTCTGCTTCATTATCAAATCCTAATGTTGCAATTTATACTGACAATGCAAATCATACATTAACAAATGGAGGAACTGTTACTGTAGGTAAAAACTCAATTGGATTATATGGTTATACATCAGATAACTCAGGTAATGTTACTGTTGGAAATGGTGGAATTGGAATTTATTCTCAAGGTGGAAATGTAAACTTAACTGGAGGAACAATTACAACGGGTTCTAATGAGGCAGTGGGAGTTTATACTGTTGGAAGTGGACAAAATATTACAAACAATGGAACGACATTTAATTTGGGTGATAACTCATTCGGATTTGTGAATGTAGGTAGTGGAAATACAATAACTTCAACTATTTCAAATATAGGACTTGGAAACAACAGTGTATATGTTTATTCAAACGACACTAAAGGAACAGTAACAAATAATACTGCTATCTCTTCAACTGGAAACCAAAACTACGGACTTTATTCAGCTGGAACTGTAAATAATAATGCAACCATTAATTTGTCAAATGGTAAAGGAAATGTTGGAATATATAGTGTTGGTGGAGGAACTGCGACAAACAATTCTTCGATAATTGTAGGGGAATCAGATTCAAAAAATAATTTATTTTCAATGCGACAAACAATTCTTCGATAA
- a CDS encoding virulence RhuM family protein: MNNEIIIYNTEDGKARISLRLENGMVWLSQSEIAELFDTTKQNISKHIKAIFEDSELSEMSTVNYQLTVQKEGKREVKRQVAYYNLDMILAIGYRVRSPRGMQFRNYATTILKEYLVKGFAMDDKKLKNLGGGNYFKELLDRIRDIRSSEKVFYRQILDLFSTSIDYNPKSEEAKHFFATVQNKMHFAIHSHTASELIYNRVDSEKSFMGLSTFKGELPTLNEAKIAKNYLTEKELKGLNQLVSGYLDFAERQAEKEIPMTMQDWVNHVDKILTASGENLLSGNGEVSHTQMIKKVENEYKKYQSKTLSKVEKDYLKEIKNIETKINKIKI, translated from the coding sequence ATGAATAACGAAATAATTATTTATAATACAGAAGACGGAAAGGCACGGATAAGTTTACGCCTGGAAAACGGCATGGTTTGGCTAAGCCAGTCTGAAATAGCCGAACTCTTTGACACAACTAAACAAAATATAAGCAAACATATAAAAGCTATTTTTGAAGACAGTGAACTCTCAGAGATGTCAACTGTCAACTATCAGTTGACAGTTCAAAAAGAAGGAAAAAGAGAGGTTAAACGTCAGGTTGCCTACTATAACCTTGATATGATATTAGCCATAGGTTATCGTGTACGTTCACCTAGAGGAATGCAGTTCAGGAATTATGCAACAACAATTTTAAAAGAGTATCTTGTCAAAGGATTTGCTATGGATGACAAAAAACTTAAAAATTTAGGTGGCGGAAATTATTTCAAAGAACTGTTAGACAGAATCCGAGATATTCGTTCAAGTGAAAAAGTTTTTTATCGCCAAATTTTAGATTTATTTTCCACAAGTATTGATTACAATCCTAAAAGTGAAGAAGCAAAACATTTTTTCGCTACTGTTCAAAATAAAATGCACTTTGCCATACACAGCCACACAGCAAGTGAATTAATTTATAATCGTGTTGATAGTGAAAAATCATTTATGGGGCTTTCGACATTTAAAGGGGAGCTCCCTACTCTTAATGAAGCCAAGATCGCTAAAAATTATTTGACAGAAAAAGAACTTAAAGGGCTGAATCAATTAGTTTCGGGATATTTAGACTTTGCAGAAAGACAGGCAGAAAAAGAAATACCAATGACAATGCAGGACTGGGTAAATCATGTAGATAAAATCCTTACAGCTTCTGGAGAAAATTTGCTTTCAGGAAATGGAGAAGTTTCACACACTCAAATGATAAAAAAAGTAGAAAATGAATATAAGAAATATCAATCAAAAACTTTAAGTAAAGTTGAAAAAGATTATCTCAAAGAAATTAAAAATATTGAAACAAAAATAAATAAAATCAAAATTTAA